From Zingiber officinale cultivar Zhangliang chromosome 5B, Zo_v1.1, whole genome shotgun sequence, the proteins below share one genomic window:
- the LOC121984787 gene encoding uncharacterized protein LOC121984787, with protein sequence MRRGGGCFCSAAKELHEGLSITLHSSPTLMVPPLLSFSSTPSPPLLLVFSAATTSRRGARWRRRPPGRGRRPLSPPPAAVTSDTSSSLFPSFSHPPAAQTPLLSSTVLAKVTASSLLHAGAAKEHCRRLLQADAAQKHRYRLTHAGAHLYRLSRQLLVASSSAEEAAAELSLFSSPPLSFGIRRCIQQLPSQLATKTHLVIVSRQEGSSSLFNAAAGACSHHALQPGTFSILMRISLLYVLVCYLYIRWICLEHRGTRDRGDSIASCR encoded by the coding sequence ATGAGGAGGGGAGGTGGGTGTTTTTGCTCCGCCGCCAAGGAACTTCACGAGGGGCTCTCCATCACCCTCCACTCCTCGCCGACACTGATGGTCCCTCCTCTCCTTTCCTTCTCTTCGACGccatctcctcctctcctcttggTTTTCTCCGCCGCCACCACGTCCAGGAGAGGTGCTCGTTGGAGAAGGCGGCCACCAGGAAGAGGGAGGAGACCACTTTCTCCACCCCCAGCGGCGGTCACATCTGACACCAGCAGCTCTCTCTTTCCCTCTTTCTCACACCCACCGGCAGCCCAAACGCCTCTCCTCTCGTCGACAGTCCTAGCGAAAGTTACTGCCTCCTCCCTTCTCCATGCTGGCGCCGCCAAGGAACACTGTCGCCGCCTCCTACAAGCCGATGCCGCCCAGAAACATCGCTACCGTCTAACACACGCTGGCGCACACCTCTATCGCCTCTCACGCCAGCTTCTCGTCGCCTCTTCCTCAGCCGAGGAGGCTGCCGCCGAGCtgtccctcttctcctctcctcctctctcatTCGGCATACGTCGCTGCATCCAGCAGCTGCCATCGCAGCTGGCCACCAAGACGCACCTTGTCATTGTCTCCCGTCAAGAGGGCAGTAGCTCCCTTTTCAATGCCGCTGCAGGAGCTTGCAGCCACCATGCGCTGCAGCCAGGTACGTTCTCTATTCTTATgcgtatttcattattatatgtcTTAGTTTgttatttatatattcgttggatctgcctcgagcatcggggtaccagggaccggggcgACTCGATCGCTAGCTGTAGGTAG